The genomic segment TGCCGAACCCCGTGAACAGCAGGAGGGCGAGCGCAAGAAAAGCGCCAAGCGCGGAGAGTGGCGGAGCGGCGCGCCAGCGGCCAGCCGGTCGATCGTGCCGCGGATTCAAAAGCCAGGACGCAAAACCTGCAGCGGCGAGCGCGAACCAATGCAGGACAGAGGTCTCTTTGCAGGCAAACATCAACGCGGCGCAGGCGCCGGCGAGAGCGGCATAGCCGACGCTGCGCGTTTTCGCGGCTCGCCACCCCGACAGGATCAGGCCGATGGTCGCTGCGCAGAAGAGCGATTCATGGATGAAGTATCTGTCGTAGTAAACGGGTAGGGGAGCGACCGCTAACAGCAGCGCCGCCAGCATGCACGGGATAAGACCGAAGAGATCGACAGCAGCGCCGAAGAGAAGAATGGTGATGGTTCCGGCCACCACCGGTATGAGGCGTAACTTCGATTCCGTTAGATCGGCGAATGATCGGGCGCCTTGCAGGCGCACTAGCGGTAGGGCCAGTGTCGCCAGCGCGGGACCGTGGCGGTCCTGCGGGTCATAGGTGTACTTTTCGCCTGCGAGTAATTGGCCGACGATATAGGCGTTCACGGCTTCGTCGGTGTGCATGGGCCGCGTGCCCAGTTGCGGCAAGCGAACCGCCAACCCGATCAATGCGATGAAGAGAAAAGCGAGCCAGCGGGACCAAAGCCGCCGCGGGCTCGCTTTTTCCATCCAAACGTCTTCCGGGGACACCGAACTCAGGCGGGTTTGCCCCACACTTCAACCTCGATGTAGTCGTTCAGTTTGTTAGTAGTGTTCCCGTTGCTGTAGAAGCGGACATAGCGCCCCTTCGCGCCTTTGGCGTCGATCAGCTTGCCTTGGTAGGTCTCCACGTAGTTCTGATCCTTGCCTGGGCCCGCGCCAACCTCGTTCTTGAAGTCGTTGTTGAAAATGGTGGTCACGCCGGACTTGAATGAAGCGTCATCGGAGACTTGCGCAACAACATCGCGATAGACGCGCGCCTGCGAGTGGAAGTGCCACAGCAGCACGGCATAGATGTTCGCGCTTTTGCCGAGGTCGATCTGGAGCCACTGCTTGCCGGGGCCGAGTTCCACCCAGGAGCCTTCATCGCCAGCCTTGTCGCCATCTGTGACGAGGTCCAGCGTCCCTACCACGGGATTCTCGTCGCTTGCTGTGACCTTCTTGCCCTTTGCCAGGTTGACTGAACCCGCGGGGATCATGAAATCAGGTCGCTTGCCCTTAAGCGGTGGCTCGAGATTCGGAACATTAAGCGGAACCGGGGTGCCGACGAAGAGCGGCTTGGGAAGCTGCGTCTTCAACGGAACCTTGTCCTGCGCCATTGCGGCAGCGGCTACAACTAAGACGGGTACGAGGGAGTAATTGCGGGAAAGAATCTTCATAATTTCAGGCTCTCACTTCTTCATCGGTGATGTTGATTTTCTTCTCGGCGGCAACGGCTTCGTTTGCTTTGTGAATCACGTATTCGCTCGAGAAAGCTTCATCGGCGGGGCAGTTCAATTTGCCCTTGCCGCGGACAGCGTTGAAGAAATTTTCCAGATGCGGCTGATGCGGCGGCTTGTTGAAGAACACCGGAATCTCGTACTCTGCCAGCGCAGCCGTTTCGCGCACATCCACTTTTGTTGCGTCCGCGGCTACTGGTTTCGCCTTCACGTAGCCCTTCTGCGCCAGGTCGTCCCACGAGACTGCCGTCGCGCGAGCCTCGCGATAAATGGCGCAGATCGCGGGATCTTCCGACATCCTGATGGTGCCGTCGTCGCCCATGAACTGTTCGAAGTAGCCGCCGCCCGCACTAGTCGTCGTCTGCACCTGGTAGAACGCACGCGCAACTGCCGATTCCACGGGATACTCGTATATCACCATGGCGTTGTCGTACCAGTCGTGGTTTTTGAAGTAATCCAAACCACCGCTGGCCGTTACGGATTTCGGCGTAGTGCCGAGCCACCAGTTGAAGATGTCGATCTGGTGCGCACCAAGGTCGGATAGCGGACCGCCGCCAAGGCCCTTGTACCAGCGCCAGTTGCGGAACTGGTGCATGTCCTTGAAGCCGTATTTTGCGAGCATGCTGGCCGGCATCTCGTACTTCTTTGGCCACCCGAAGTCCTCTTTGACCGCGCGATTCCACTGCCCCTGGATGGCCGTGAGGCGGCCGCAGAACTGCGCCTCGTGGAGCAGCCGGTTCAGCGTGAAGACATACCTGGGATTACTGCGGCGCTGATGACCAATCTGCAACAGCTTTCCGGTTTCGCGCATGGTCTTCACCATCGAGCGCGCACCTTCAATCGTGTTGCTCATCATCTTTTCGCAGTACACATGCAGACCCGCCTTGAGGCAGGTGTTGGTCATCGGCGCATGCCAGAAATCCGGCGTCGCGATGAGAACAGCCTGAAGGTCCTTTTCCTTCGCGAGCAGGTCTTCGTAATTCTCGTAGGTGTGAACCTGGTTACCGAGCTTCTGCAGGTAGCGCTCACCCTCGCCGCGGTGATAGTCCCAGATGTCGCACAACGCCACGAGCCGCACGCCCTCGATATTGAGGAGCGACTCAAGCAGAACCTTGCCCTCCTCGCCATAACCGATGAGGGCAACGTTGATGGTGTTCAGTGATGACTTGGGGACGGCTGCTTTCTGTTCGTTCGCGTCGGACTTGCAGCCTTCCAAGAGCATTGCAGCGCCCGCCACCGCGGTCGCGCTGATAAATTCACGACGATTCAACTTGTCTACCATTTCTTGAGGACCGCAAACCTGTTATGACGGGCGAGCACAAAGGCCGCCGCCACCAGAAGAATGTGAATGCCAAGGTATGCCACGCCGTCGTTCTGATCGATGAGAACCAGGCCCACCGTGAGCGCAACGAATAGAAGCCCTTGCACGAGCAGCGACACGCGCGTACCCAGGCCGATGATGAGCATCAATCCGGTAAGAATGAACGCCGGACCAAGCAGCTTGTCGAACGCCACCAGAGCAAATTTCGGGAACAGCGGCTCATGAGCGAACTTGTCTCTGAGCCCCACAGGTATTCCCGCGTAGTTGGCCAGCGCGTATGACTTGACGTTCACGTTGACCATTACGCCGCTGGCGTCCGGTTGCCCGGTGGCAGGGTCGATAAGCGGCATTGCCACCGATTTGTACGCCGCGTATTTCTGAATGCCTACGAACAGCGCGCGCGCGCCCAGCCACAGGCGCAAGCCCCAAAATGCAAGGGTGTAATCCCATTGGGCTGTGCGCCCGGAATCCAAATTTAACTGACTCAAGTTTGTCCTCTGCCCGTTGGCGATCTCGGGCTCAACTGCCGATTTGTTCACGAAGCCTCCGCCACAAAGCAGCGGGAAGTCCCCACCGCTTCTGCGCAGTTCTTAGCTCATCTTCCAGGGACCGCGATACTCGCGCGTCATCAGCTTGCTCGCTTCAGGATCGCCGATGATCTTCTCTTCCTTCACGTCCCAGCGGATCTTCTTTCCCGTGAGCATCGAGATAAGGCAGAGATGACCGGGAATCGCCGAATGGTGCCCGATCTCCACGGGTGTAACCGTAGCCTGCCTGGTGCGAACGCAATCAAGGAAGTTCTGCATATGGTCCGTGGAAGTGTAGAGCTTCACCTTGCGCAGTTCGCGCGGCAGATACTTGCCTTTCTTCCAGTCCGGGTTCGACGCATCAAAGCCGCCACGATCCACCCATACCCAGCCCTCGGTGCCGATCCACTTCACGCCTGTCTTGATGTCGTGATGGCCGCCCGCAATCGTCATCGTGATGTTGCGCGGATACTTCAGTTCGAATCGATACTTCGGCGCGGTGTTCCAAACCGCATCGCGGGGCGGCAGTTCGCCGCTGCCCTCCACTTCCGACGGGCCGGACAGATCGAATCCAAGGCCCCAGTGCGCGATGTCGCAATGGTGACCAATCCAATCCAGCAGCTGGCCGCCGCCGGTGTTGTAATTCCACCGCCACGACTTATGCGAACGCGCCCTGATGTAAGGCTCCATCTTTGAGGGGCCGACCCATGTCTCGTAATCCAGTTCTTTTGGGGGATCAGTGACAATCGCATTCCAGGCCGGTGTTCCCGGAACAATCTGTTCGAAAGGCGTGGGCTGCGCTCCGGCGGCGGTGATCTTGGCCATCGCGTCTTTGGCCACGCCGTCAAAATCCGCATTGCCGCCCGGTAGCCCGACTTCGACGTGTGTCACCTCGCCGATCAGTCCGCTCCGCACAATCTCCGCAGCCTTGTGGAACATGGGAACCGACCGCTGCCATGAGCCCATCTGCCAGACGATCCCGTTCTCCTGAACCGCGCGCACAATGGACTGCTGTTCGGCAATTGTGTGCGCCAGTGGTTTTTCACCGTAGATGTCCTTCTTACGCCGGGCCGCCTCAGTCGCGACGATCTCATGCCAATGGTCCGGCACGGCAATCATGACGGCATCAATATCCTCGCGAGCAAGCAACTCACGATAATCGTGATAGCCCTTGCAGTCTTCATTGCCGTAAGTCTCGTTGATCTTTTTGACCGCGGCTTGAAGATGATTGGCATCGATATCGCACGCGGCGACCACCTGGCAGTCCGGCAGGTTCAGGAAAGCCGAGGTGTTCCCGGGCCCCTGCCAACCCATGCCGATGACTCCCAGGTTGATGCGGTTGTTGGGAGAGGTCGTCGATGTCTGCGCAGCATAGCCGCGCATCACCGCCGGAAGAACCGCAGCAGTCCCTGCGGTCTTCAGGAAGCGCCGGCGATTAAACGGGCGAAGAAATGGTCCAGAACCAGATTGTGAAGGCATGGATATCCGAAAACCTTTTCATTCTGTGGAATCAAGTGACGTTTTATCATCTTTCCAATCTGCAGGTCCAACCGTCATGCGGCAGACTTCAGATCAGACTGATTCAGCGCAGGTTGCGTGCCGTCCGTAATCACAGTTAGGAGAGCGCCCAGCCGGAACGATTTTGCCGCCGAATGAACTGCGCAGCCTCAGGACAATTCTTCGCTTCCATCTTGTGCGAGTCCCACTCGATTTTTTTGCCGGCGCGCAGGGCCACACACCCAAGCAGCAAGATCTCCGTCATTGGCGCGGCAACGTCGAAACGCGAGTAGCAATTCTGCGGCTTGTTTTCCTTGATCGCCGTCAGCCACTCCTGCGCGTGGGCAAGCACACCCCCACCGCCTTTCTTGCCGCCATCTGGATTGCGCGGAATGCGTTCCGGGAACTTCGCCATCGCCGGGTGCTTCAGGTAATGGACGAATTTCTGGTCGCCCTTGAGCTTCACGAAGAAGCTTGTTCCGTAGTCATCCGGCGAAAAGACAGCGCCGCCATCTCCCAACAGCAAGCAGCCGCTTTCGGGTACGTCTCCGAGCAGCGCGACGATATCCGCCGTGAGTTCGGCAGGCGGCTTGTTGGTCAAATCGTGACCGCCTCGCAGAGTCTCATTCGGCTGGCCGCCGTCGTACCACCAGAGAGTCATCGGATCGTGCTCGACTTTCCTGGTGCGATGGAAGAAACTCGGGTGCTCGAGTGGTACGTGCCCGGTGCGCTTGGGAAACGCGTAGCGGATCTTGGAACCCACCGGATAAGACTCTTTGTTCATCGTGCCGAACGGCATGGCTTCAACTTCAGTGGGCGCGCCGAGATCGAGAGCGCGGAACGGCATGTTGACGGTGTGGCATCCCATGTCGCCCAGCGCGCCGCAGCCAAAATCCTGCCAGCCGCGCCAGTTGAACGGCTCGTAAACTCCGTAGCGTCCGTCCGGCTTCCGGATACCCACAAACGGCCGCACTGGGGCCGGCCCAAGCCAGACGTCCCACTCCAGTGTTGCGGGAACCGGATCTTCTCCGGTCGGACGGTCCATTGCCTGCGGCCAAATCGGGCGGTTCGTCCACACGTGCACCTCGTGCACGTGTCCGATGAGTCCGTCCTGTATCGTCTCCACCCCGCGGCGCAGGCCGTCGGCGGCGCTGCCCTGGTTGCCCATCTGCGTAACCAGCTTGCGATCGTGAGCCATCTTCCGCAGGTAGCGCGCCTCGTAGATCGTCTGCGTCAGCGGCTTCTGGACGAAGATAGCCTTGTTCCTTTTCATCGCCGCCGACGCCACAATCGCGTGCATGTGATCCGGCGTCGAGACCGTCACCGCATCGATCTGGTGATCCATCTGGTCCAGCATCTGGCGGTAATCTCTGTAAAACTTCGCGCCCGGATACTTCTGCGTCTGCGTCTCGTATGCCTCAGAGCCAGCATCCACGTCGCACAGTGCGACAATGTTCTCTCCGGCGCAGGCATCGGTGTCGCTCCTGCCTTTGCCGCCGATTCCAACACATGCAATGTTCAGCTTGCTGTTCAGGTTCTGTCCGCGCAAAAGCGCAGGCACGCCGAACGCGAACGCTCCGGCTGCCAAAGAACTGGTTTTAATGAACGAACGGCGGTCCACACACAATTGCGGCTGAGATTCAGGATTTTTCATGATGTCTTTTGGGTGTTTTTCAACTTACGCAAAAGCATACACTCGACCACACCCTAGCGAGCAAGATTCCCGTGACACGTTGTTATTTATTGCTTGGGCCCAGCTGGAGCTTACTTAAAGTCCAATTATCAGCCGGGCTCACGGATGGTACCTGTTCTCGACGCCCTTGTGCAGTGTGTTCTACACAAGACGTCGTGCATTTCCTGAGACTTCTCAGCGGTTAAGATCTGCGGCTTGCTTCCGCCCGTGTGTCTCCATTTTCCGCGGGCGGTTGTGCTGCACTCCGATTAACTCCAATTTCTAGTACAGCTCTCGACACAAAATGGGGCACAAGATCGCCTCATGCAATCATCGTAGGAGGCGTCAACGTTTCCACGGAGTTCAAGACCCTTCTCCAACGCCTAAGTTTCTTCGTCATCCCTTCAGTGAGCAGTTCGGTCGACTACGGCAAGTTGGGCCGAGTCGCGGACGACGGCATCTTCGGGTGGCGGGGCCATCGAGCACTCGCGCAGGAAGTCGTCATAGCCGGGGCTCCATCGGAGCGTCTGCAAGATCGGGTCGCACCAAAAGGCGAGGCTCCAGAGCGAACCTTCGCGATAAGAGACCGTTAGACGTTCGAGGGCGGGCCGAGTCTGCTCGAGTCCGGTCTGCACGATAGCGATGGCATAGTGATTCTGCTGGCTTGTCCGAGGCTGCTGGAGCAGATCGATCACCTCGCGAGCGCTATCAACCTGTTTTGAGGCAGCGTAAGCATACCCGAGAGACCCGAGAACTACGGCGTTGTCAGGATGGGCGAGAGTCAGTTGTTCAAGTCTTTCAACGGAATGGTCGATGGGCAGCGTCTGCGCCCACGCCAAGGCTTCCAGACTATCTATCAAAGGCCCACGACGTCCCATCGAGCGACTCTCTTCGGCCGATCGAAGCGCGTCACCTCCACTACATGTGAGGTACACACCCCAACAGTCGAACTCATTCCATAGGGCATTGAGCGGGTTCTTATGCCCAGCCTCGCGGAAGCAACAGGCCGCCTGCTCGACCTGGCCCTCGGCGAGGGCAAGCAATCCCATGGCGACTTGAATTCGCGAGAGGAGTGAGAGATCCGATTGCGCGCTTTCGAGCAGCCCGCGGGCGCTTTCCCAATGGCGATCGACGCAGACCTTGAGGAGTGCGGAGACCAGCATAGCTTCAGGGAGAGCGGGGTCGAGGCCAAGGGCGCGTTCCAGCGCAGCGCGGCTCGTAGGGATCCTGGTTTCTCCTTTCCCCGGGCCGAGAAGAGCTTCAAACAGCACGGCCGAAGCAAGTCCGGCATATGCAGCTGCATTCGTGCAGTCGAACTCAATGGCTGTCGCCAGGGCGCTGGTGATGCTCTCGAGGTTCCGGAAGGAAAGATCGCGCCACATCATCCGGGACAGCGCCACCAACTCCGCGGACCGCAAGCGGGAGCGTTCAGGAATGACGGAGCGGTCCTCAGCGGGCGAGCTGTCGGCGGCGAAGGCCTTCAAGAACGGAATCGGTGCATGACTGAGAGTTGAGGGAGCGTTGCCATGGTCCGCAGGCGCTCTCTGCCTTAGCCAGGCGTCCAATTCATGGGTATAGGCAAATACCGAACCGGACGTGTTACCGATGCGCTGAATGGGGAGGCCGTGCTCCTCGTGCCAGCGCTGCACAGTCCGGATACTACGACCCATATGCTGGGCAATCAATTTCCAGGAGTCCAGCCGTCCCGAGCTTCCTGACATCGACCTATATCCTCTTGCGCCGCGGTCATGGCGGAATGGTTTGCCATGCCAGTGATCCACAGCAGGCTGGCGAGGTGATTGAGAAATCCGCCTCGTTAGTTTTGTGTAGATAACTTAGGTAAAAGCGTCCTGAATGTAAAACGTTGCTCGCGGTAATCTTCAGTCGCTGCAGCGTAGAGCTGTCTATTTGCATAGAGCAAAGAGTTCCAGAGTCGTTTGGGAGAGTGTAAGGAATTATGGATGCATTTTGGGTGAATGTCCAGCGGTTTTAGCGCAAATTGCGTCGAATCGCGACAAGATGACAAGTTGCGCTTCGATAGTTCACAACTTGGCGCATTTTGTCGTCATTTGTGCCTATGCACATGGTTGGACCTGCACTAGGATGAACCCCACTTACAACTTCAACAGTTACGGGGGCTCTTGAGGTCCGGGGAGCGCAGGGGCGAGAAATAGTTATGGAAGCCAGTTTGAGGTATAGATATTCGGTCCCTTATAGTCCGAAAAGCCAGCGTTCGACACCTCGTCACTTAGACATAAGAAAAAGTTGCGTCGTTCTGCCTTCTTGCGAAGAGAAAAGGGTCTGGAAGAATCGCATGCGCGTGATTCAGAACGACCCGCTCTTTTTTACTTATTTGTATGTCCAGATCGGGCTGGGAGAGCGCAACCCCATCGTTCTACCGGAAAGAGGGGCACTGGAATGTGCGGCATCGCCGGAGTTCTGAGTCTCAATGATCGGGTGATTGACCGGGCGGAGCCCGCGCGCATGATTTCGCTGCTCCGCCATCGGGGACCGGACGCCTTCGGTATGTATGTCCGTAAGCAAGTGGCCCTGGCCCATGCGCGCCTGAGCATTATCGACCTCGACGGGGGGGCGCAGCCGATGGGCGCTACCGATCATTCCGCATGGCTGACGTTCAACGGCGAAATCTACAACTATGTGGAGCTGCGCGAGGAACTGGCATCCAAAGGGCATTGGTTTCGCACTGAGTCCGACACTGAAGTGATCCTGGCGGCCTACCAGGAGTGGAACGAGGATTGTGTAAACCACTTCAATGGCCAGTGGGCGTTTGCCCTGTGGGATTGTGGCCGCGAGAAGTTGTTTCTGTCCCGCGACCGAATGGGCGTGCGGCCTCTCTATTACGCGCGGACTGCGGATTCTTTTTTATTCGCTTCT from the Occallatibacter riparius genome contains:
- a CDS encoding discoidin domain-containing protein — its product is MKILSRNYSLVPVLVVAAAAMAQDKVPLKTQLPKPLFVGTPVPLNVPNLEPPLKGKRPDFMIPAGSVNLAKGKKVTASDENPVVGTLDLVTDGDKAGDEGSWVELGPGKQWLQIDLGKSANIYAVLLWHFHSQARVYRDVVAQVSDDASFKSGVTTIFNNDFKNEVGAGPGKDQNYVETYQGKLIDAKGAKGRYVRFYSNGNTTNKLNDYIEVEVWGKPA
- a CDS encoding Gfo/Idh/MocA family oxidoreductase, translated to MVDKLNRREFISATAVAGAAMLLEGCKSDANEQKAAVPKSSLNTINVALIGYGEEGKVLLESLLNIEGVRLVALCDIWDYHRGEGERYLQKLGNQVHTYENYEDLLAKEKDLQAVLIATPDFWHAPMTNTCLKAGLHVYCEKMMSNTIEGARSMVKTMRETGKLLQIGHQRRSNPRYVFTLNRLLHEAQFCGRLTAIQGQWNRAVKEDFGWPKKYEMPASMLAKYGFKDMHQFRNWRWYKGLGGGPLSDLGAHQIDIFNWWLGTTPKSVTASGGLDYFKNHDWYDNAMVIYEYPVESAVARAFYQVQTTTSAGGGYFEQFMGDDGTIRMSEDPAICAIYREARATAVSWDDLAQKGYVKAKPVAADATKVDVRETAALAEYEIPVFFNKPPHQPHLENFFNAVRGKGKLNCPADEAFSSEYVIHKANEAVAAEKKINITDEEVRA
- a CDS encoding Gfo/Idh/MocA family protein, with translation MPSQSGSGPFLRPFNRRRFLKTAGTAAVLPAVMRGYAAQTSTTSPNNRINLGVIGMGWQGPGNTSAFLNLPDCQVVAACDIDANHLQAAVKKINETYGNEDCKGYHDYRELLAREDIDAVMIAVPDHWHEIVATEAARRKKDIYGEKPLAHTIAEQQSIVRAVQENGIVWQMGSWQRSVPMFHKAAEIVRSGLIGEVTHVEVGLPGGNADFDGVAKDAMAKITAAGAQPTPFEQIVPGTPAWNAIVTDPPKELDYETWVGPSKMEPYIRARSHKSWRWNYNTGGGQLLDWIGHHCDIAHWGLGFDLSGPSEVEGSGELPPRDAVWNTAPKYRFELKYPRNITMTIAGGHHDIKTGVKWIGTEGWVWVDRGGFDASNPDWKKGKYLPRELRKVKLYTSTDHMQNFLDCVRTRQATVTPVEIGHHSAIPGHLCLISMLTGKKIRWDVKEEKIIGDPEASKLMTREYRGPWKMS
- a CDS encoding Gfo/Idh/MocA family protein → MKNPESQPQLCVDRRSFIKTSSLAAGAFAFGVPALLRGQNLNSKLNIACVGIGGKGRSDTDACAGENIVALCDVDAGSEAYETQTQKYPGAKFYRDYRQMLDQMDHQIDAVTVSTPDHMHAIVASAAMKRNKAIFVQKPLTQTIYEARYLRKMAHDRKLVTQMGNQGSAADGLRRGVETIQDGLIGHVHEVHVWTNRPIWPQAMDRPTGEDPVPATLEWDVWLGPAPVRPFVGIRKPDGRYGVYEPFNWRGWQDFGCGALGDMGCHTVNMPFRALDLGAPTEVEAMPFGTMNKESYPVGSKIRYAFPKRTGHVPLEHPSFFHRTRKVEHDPMTLWWYDGGQPNETLRGGHDLTNKPPAELTADIVALLGDVPESGCLLLGDGGAVFSPDDYGTSFFVKLKGDQKFVHYLKHPAMAKFPERIPRNPDGGKKGGGGVLAHAQEWLTAIKENKPQNCYSRFDVAAPMTEILLLGCVALRAGKKIEWDSHKMEAKNCPEAAQFIRRQNRSGWALS